In a single window of the Gossypium hirsutum isolate 1008001.06 chromosome A13, Gossypium_hirsutum_v2.1, whole genome shotgun sequence genome:
- the LOC107889158 gene encoding E3 SUMO-protein ligase SIZ1 isoform X1 encodes MDLVASCKDKLAYFRIKELKDVLTQLGLSKQGKKQDLVERILGALSDEQVTKMWAKRTPVGKEDVAKLVDDTYRKMQVSGATELASKGQGVPDGNNVKIKGEVDDPFQPDVKVRCPCGNSLETDNIIMCEDPRCQVGQHFGCVIIPEKPMEGNPAVPDFFYCELCRLKRADPFWLTIANPFYPVKLAIANIPTDGTNPMQSVEKTFQITRADKELLSKQEYDVQAWCLLLNDKVPFRMQWPQYADLQVNGTSIKGVPVRAINRPGSQLLGANGRDDGPIISPCIKDGINKITLTGCDARVFCFGVRIVKRRTVQQILNTIPKENDGERLEDALCRVRRCVGGGTATDNGGSDSDLEVVADFFGVNLRCPMSGSRMKVAGRFKPCIHMGCFDLEVFVELNQRSRKWQCPICLKNYSLEHIIIDPYFNRITSKMSNCGEDITEIEVKPDGSWRAKAKSENERRELGDLALWHSPDSTLCESGSVEDKPTAEISKQIKLEGTEGQTGLKLGIKKNQNGYWQFSKPEDLNNSSASRLQDRLRLEQKFLPMSSSATGSGKDGEDASVNQDAGGTYDFTSNGIELDSVPLNIDSAYEFTDQNQSPTAGNAEVIVLSDSDEENEILISPPTMYKDNHNQNDGGGLGFPVAPPGISHPYSEEPPLGPAANLGLFTPNDEFDMPLWSLPSGSQDGSGFQLFNTDPDVADTLVDLQRSSLNCPSTINGYPLAPETTLGSTTLVPTCSIGQVDTNLNDSLVDTTLFGGEDPSLQIFLPTHPSGASAESGLRDQADVSNGIRTDDWISLRLGGGASGGHGDSTTVNGLNSRQPIPSKERAMDTASLLLGMNDSRNGKSSRQRTESPFSFPRQKRSVRPRLYLSIDSDTE; translated from the exons ATGGATTTGGTGGCTAGTTGCAAg GATAAATTGGCATACTTCCGAATAAAAGAACTCAAGGATGTTCTCACTCAATTGGGTCTTTCAAAGCAGGGGAAGAAGCAG GACCTTGTTGAGAGGATATTAGGTGCTCTTTCTGATGAACAAG TTACAAAGATGTGGGCAAAAAGGACTCCTGTGGGGAAGGAAGATGTAGCAAAACTTGTTGATGATACATACAG GAAGATGCAGGTTTCTGGTGCTACGGAATTGGCATCAAAGGGACAGGGTGTGCCAGACGGcaataatgttaaaattaaagGAGAAGTAGACGATCCCTTTCAACCAGATGTGAAAGTTCGTTGTCCTTGTGGAAACTCATTGGAGACTGACAACATTATCATG TGTGAGGATCCAAGATGCCAAGTAGGGCAACACTTTGGTTGTGTTATAATTCCAGAGAAGCCTATGGAGGGAAATCCAGCAGTTCCTGATTTCTTTTATTGTGAGCTTTGTCGACTGAAGCGAGCTGATCC TTTTTGGCTTACTATTGCAAACCCTTTTTATCCAGTGAAGTTGGCGATTGCAAATATCCCTACTGATGG TACAAATCCAATGCAAAGCGTGGAGAAAACGTTCCAAATCACTAGAGCAGACAAGGAGTTGTTGTCCAAACAAGAGTATGATGTCCAG GCATGGTGCTTGCTTCTGAATGACAAAGTTCCATTCAGGATGCAGTGGCCTCAATATGCAGATTTACAGGTCAATGGTACGAGTATTAAAG GTGTTCCTGTTCGTGCTATTAATAGACCTGGCTCTCAATTGCTCGGGGCTAACGGTCGTGATGATGGTCCTATT ATATCTCCATGTATTAAAGATGGAATTAATAAGATAACTTTGACTGGATGCGATGCTCGCGTGTTCTGTTTTGGAGTTAGAATAGTTAAACGACGAACTGTTCAACAG ATACTAAACACGATTCCCAAGGAGAATGATGGTGAACGTTTGGAAGATGCTCTTTGTCGCGTTCGTCGTTGTGTTGGTGGTGGAACTGCAACTGACAATGGTGGTAGTGACAGTGACCTAGAAGTTGTTGCAGATTTTTTTGGAGTCAACCTACGCTGCCCT ATGAGCGGCTCAAGAATGAAGGTCGCTGGAAGGTTTAAGCCTTGCATTCACATGGGTTGTTTCGATCTTGAAGTTTTTGTGGAGCTTAACCAACGCTCTAGGAAG TGGCAGTGCCCAATTTGCTTGAAGAACTACTCGCTGGAACACATTATAATTGATCCTTATTTTAATCGCATCACATCCAAG ATGAGCAATTGTGGCGAAGACATTACTGAGATTGAGGTCAAGCCTGATGGTTCTTGGCGTGCAAAGGCTAAAAGTGAAAACGAACGCAGAGAGCTTGGTGATCTTGCACTATGGCACTCTCCTGACAGTACCCTATGTGAATCAGGCAGTGTGGAGGATAAGCCAACAGCTGAAATTTCGAAGCAGATCAAACTTGAAGGTACTGAAGGACAGACAGGTTTGAAACTCGGAATAAAGAAGAATCAAAATGGGTACTGGCAGTTTAGCAAACCTGAAGACTTGAACAACTCATCTGCTAGTAGATTACAAGACAGGCTACGTCTTGAGCAAAAATTTTTACCAATGAGCAGCAGCGCTACCGGAAGTGGTAAGGATGGTGAAGATGCCAGCGTAAATCAGGATGCTGGTGGAACTTATGACTTTACAAGCAACGGGATTGAACTTGATTCTGTGCCTCTGAACATAGATTCAGCATATGAATTTACTGACCAAAACCAATCTCCAACAGCAGGAAATGCAGAAGTTATTGTTCTTAGTGATTCAGATGAAGAGAATGAAATATTGATATCTCCTCCAACTATGTATAAggataatcacaaccaaaatgaTGGTGGGGGACTTGGTTTTCCGGTTGCACCTCCTGGAATTTCTCACCCATATTCAGAAGAACCACCTCTTGGGCCTGCTGCTAATTTGGGTCTTTTTACTCCCAATGATGAATTCGACATGCCTCTGTGGTCATTACCTTCGGGATCTCAAGATGGTTCTGGGTTTCAACTATTTAATACAGATCCGGATGTTGCAGATACCTTAGTTGATCTGCAGCGAAGTTCTCTCAATTGCCCTTCGACAATTAATGGTTATCCATTGGCTCCTGAGACAACATTGGGATCTACAACTCTAGTCCCTACTTGTTCCATCGGTCAGGTTGATACAAATCTAAATGACAGCTTGGTTGACACTACCCTCTTTGGTGGAGAGGATCCCTCACTTCAGATATTTCTTCCAACGCATCCTTCAGGTGCATCAGCAGAGTCTGGTTTGAGAGATCAAGCTGACGTATCGAACGGCATCCGTACCGATGATTGGATCTCACTTAGGCTTGGAGGTGGTGCAAGTGGCGGCCATGGGGACTCAACAACTGTGAATGGATTGAATTCAAGGCAGCCAATACCTTCCAAAGAGCGTGCTATGGACACTG CTTCTCTGTTGCTTGGTATGAATGACAGTAGAAATGGGAAATCAAGTAGGCAAAGAACGGAGAGCCCTTTCTCATTTCCTCGGCAAAAACGGTCAGTTCGACCAAGATTATATCTCTCCATCGACTCAGACACCGAGTAA
- the LOC107889158 gene encoding E3 SUMO-protein ligase SIZ1 isoform X2, with protein sequence MDLVASCKDKLAYFRIKELKDVLTQLGLSKQGKKQDLVERILGALSDEQVTKMWAKRTPVGKEDVAKLVDDTYRKMQVSGATELASKGQGVPDGNNVKIKGEVDDPFQPDVKVRCPCGNSLETDNIIMCEDPRCQVGQHFGCVIIPEKPMEGNPAVPDFFYCELCRLKRADPFWLTIANPFYPVKLAIANIPTDGTNPMQSVEKTFQITRADKELLSKQEYDVQAWCLLLNDKVPFRMQWPQYADLQVNGVPVRAINRPGSQLLGANGRDDGPIISPCIKDGINKITLTGCDARVFCFGVRIVKRRTVQQILNTIPKENDGERLEDALCRVRRCVGGGTATDNGGSDSDLEVVADFFGVNLRCPMSGSRMKVAGRFKPCIHMGCFDLEVFVELNQRSRKWQCPICLKNYSLEHIIIDPYFNRITSKMSNCGEDITEIEVKPDGSWRAKAKSENERRELGDLALWHSPDSTLCESGSVEDKPTAEISKQIKLEGTEGQTGLKLGIKKNQNGYWQFSKPEDLNNSSASRLQDRLRLEQKFLPMSSSATGSGKDGEDASVNQDAGGTYDFTSNGIELDSVPLNIDSAYEFTDQNQSPTAGNAEVIVLSDSDEENEILISPPTMYKDNHNQNDGGGLGFPVAPPGISHPYSEEPPLGPAANLGLFTPNDEFDMPLWSLPSGSQDGSGFQLFNTDPDVADTLVDLQRSSLNCPSTINGYPLAPETTLGSTTLVPTCSIGQVDTNLNDSLVDTTLFGGEDPSLQIFLPTHPSGASAESGLRDQADVSNGIRTDDWISLRLGGGASGGHGDSTTVNGLNSRQPIPSKERAMDTASLLLGMNDSRNGKSSRQRTESPFSFPRQKRSVRPRLYLSIDSDTE encoded by the exons ATGGATTTGGTGGCTAGTTGCAAg GATAAATTGGCATACTTCCGAATAAAAGAACTCAAGGATGTTCTCACTCAATTGGGTCTTTCAAAGCAGGGGAAGAAGCAG GACCTTGTTGAGAGGATATTAGGTGCTCTTTCTGATGAACAAG TTACAAAGATGTGGGCAAAAAGGACTCCTGTGGGGAAGGAAGATGTAGCAAAACTTGTTGATGATACATACAG GAAGATGCAGGTTTCTGGTGCTACGGAATTGGCATCAAAGGGACAGGGTGTGCCAGACGGcaataatgttaaaattaaagGAGAAGTAGACGATCCCTTTCAACCAGATGTGAAAGTTCGTTGTCCTTGTGGAAACTCATTGGAGACTGACAACATTATCATG TGTGAGGATCCAAGATGCCAAGTAGGGCAACACTTTGGTTGTGTTATAATTCCAGAGAAGCCTATGGAGGGAAATCCAGCAGTTCCTGATTTCTTTTATTGTGAGCTTTGTCGACTGAAGCGAGCTGATCC TTTTTGGCTTACTATTGCAAACCCTTTTTATCCAGTGAAGTTGGCGATTGCAAATATCCCTACTGATGG TACAAATCCAATGCAAAGCGTGGAGAAAACGTTCCAAATCACTAGAGCAGACAAGGAGTTGTTGTCCAAACAAGAGTATGATGTCCAG GCATGGTGCTTGCTTCTGAATGACAAAGTTCCATTCAGGATGCAGTGGCCTCAATATGCAGATTTACAGGTCAATG GTGTTCCTGTTCGTGCTATTAATAGACCTGGCTCTCAATTGCTCGGGGCTAACGGTCGTGATGATGGTCCTATT ATATCTCCATGTATTAAAGATGGAATTAATAAGATAACTTTGACTGGATGCGATGCTCGCGTGTTCTGTTTTGGAGTTAGAATAGTTAAACGACGAACTGTTCAACAG ATACTAAACACGATTCCCAAGGAGAATGATGGTGAACGTTTGGAAGATGCTCTTTGTCGCGTTCGTCGTTGTGTTGGTGGTGGAACTGCAACTGACAATGGTGGTAGTGACAGTGACCTAGAAGTTGTTGCAGATTTTTTTGGAGTCAACCTACGCTGCCCT ATGAGCGGCTCAAGAATGAAGGTCGCTGGAAGGTTTAAGCCTTGCATTCACATGGGTTGTTTCGATCTTGAAGTTTTTGTGGAGCTTAACCAACGCTCTAGGAAG TGGCAGTGCCCAATTTGCTTGAAGAACTACTCGCTGGAACACATTATAATTGATCCTTATTTTAATCGCATCACATCCAAG ATGAGCAATTGTGGCGAAGACATTACTGAGATTGAGGTCAAGCCTGATGGTTCTTGGCGTGCAAAGGCTAAAAGTGAAAACGAACGCAGAGAGCTTGGTGATCTTGCACTATGGCACTCTCCTGACAGTACCCTATGTGAATCAGGCAGTGTGGAGGATAAGCCAACAGCTGAAATTTCGAAGCAGATCAAACTTGAAGGTACTGAAGGACAGACAGGTTTGAAACTCGGAATAAAGAAGAATCAAAATGGGTACTGGCAGTTTAGCAAACCTGAAGACTTGAACAACTCATCTGCTAGTAGATTACAAGACAGGCTACGTCTTGAGCAAAAATTTTTACCAATGAGCAGCAGCGCTACCGGAAGTGGTAAGGATGGTGAAGATGCCAGCGTAAATCAGGATGCTGGTGGAACTTATGACTTTACAAGCAACGGGATTGAACTTGATTCTGTGCCTCTGAACATAGATTCAGCATATGAATTTACTGACCAAAACCAATCTCCAACAGCAGGAAATGCAGAAGTTATTGTTCTTAGTGATTCAGATGAAGAGAATGAAATATTGATATCTCCTCCAACTATGTATAAggataatcacaaccaaaatgaTGGTGGGGGACTTGGTTTTCCGGTTGCACCTCCTGGAATTTCTCACCCATATTCAGAAGAACCACCTCTTGGGCCTGCTGCTAATTTGGGTCTTTTTACTCCCAATGATGAATTCGACATGCCTCTGTGGTCATTACCTTCGGGATCTCAAGATGGTTCTGGGTTTCAACTATTTAATACAGATCCGGATGTTGCAGATACCTTAGTTGATCTGCAGCGAAGTTCTCTCAATTGCCCTTCGACAATTAATGGTTATCCATTGGCTCCTGAGACAACATTGGGATCTACAACTCTAGTCCCTACTTGTTCCATCGGTCAGGTTGATACAAATCTAAATGACAGCTTGGTTGACACTACCCTCTTTGGTGGAGAGGATCCCTCACTTCAGATATTTCTTCCAACGCATCCTTCAGGTGCATCAGCAGAGTCTGGTTTGAGAGATCAAGCTGACGTATCGAACGGCATCCGTACCGATGATTGGATCTCACTTAGGCTTGGAGGTGGTGCAAGTGGCGGCCATGGGGACTCAACAACTGTGAATGGATTGAATTCAAGGCAGCCAATACCTTCCAAAGAGCGTGCTATGGACACTG CTTCTCTGTTGCTTGGTATGAATGACAGTAGAAATGGGAAATCAAGTAGGCAAAGAACGGAGAGCCCTTTCTCATTTCCTCGGCAAAAACGGTCAGTTCGACCAAGATTATATCTCTCCATCGACTCAGACACCGAGTAA
- the LOC107889158 gene encoding E3 SUMO-protein ligase SIZ1 isoform X3 → MEGNPAVPDFFYCELCRLKRADPFWLTIANPFYPVKLAIANIPTDGTNPMQSVEKTFQITRADKELLSKQEYDVQAWCLLLNDKVPFRMQWPQYADLQVNGTSIKGVPVRAINRPGSQLLGANGRDDGPIISPCIKDGINKITLTGCDARVFCFGVRIVKRRTVQQILNTIPKENDGERLEDALCRVRRCVGGGTATDNGGSDSDLEVVADFFGVNLRCPMSGSRMKVAGRFKPCIHMGCFDLEVFVELNQRSRKWQCPICLKNYSLEHIIIDPYFNRITSKMSNCGEDITEIEVKPDGSWRAKAKSENERRELGDLALWHSPDSTLCESGSVEDKPTAEISKQIKLEGTEGQTGLKLGIKKNQNGYWQFSKPEDLNNSSASRLQDRLRLEQKFLPMSSSATGSGKDGEDASVNQDAGGTYDFTSNGIELDSVPLNIDSAYEFTDQNQSPTAGNAEVIVLSDSDEENEILISPPTMYKDNHNQNDGGGLGFPVAPPGISHPYSEEPPLGPAANLGLFTPNDEFDMPLWSLPSGSQDGSGFQLFNTDPDVADTLVDLQRSSLNCPSTINGYPLAPETTLGSTTLVPTCSIGQVDTNLNDSLVDTTLFGGEDPSLQIFLPTHPSGASAESGLRDQADVSNGIRTDDWISLRLGGGASGGHGDSTTVNGLNSRQPIPSKERAMDTASLLLGMNDSRNGKSSRQRTESPFSFPRQKRSVRPRLYLSIDSDTE, encoded by the exons ATGGAGGGAAATCCAGCAGTTCCTGATTTCTTTTATTGTGAGCTTTGTCGACTGAAGCGAGCTGATCC TTTTTGGCTTACTATTGCAAACCCTTTTTATCCAGTGAAGTTGGCGATTGCAAATATCCCTACTGATGG TACAAATCCAATGCAAAGCGTGGAGAAAACGTTCCAAATCACTAGAGCAGACAAGGAGTTGTTGTCCAAACAAGAGTATGATGTCCAG GCATGGTGCTTGCTTCTGAATGACAAAGTTCCATTCAGGATGCAGTGGCCTCAATATGCAGATTTACAGGTCAATGGTACGAGTATTAAAG GTGTTCCTGTTCGTGCTATTAATAGACCTGGCTCTCAATTGCTCGGGGCTAACGGTCGTGATGATGGTCCTATT ATATCTCCATGTATTAAAGATGGAATTAATAAGATAACTTTGACTGGATGCGATGCTCGCGTGTTCTGTTTTGGAGTTAGAATAGTTAAACGACGAACTGTTCAACAG ATACTAAACACGATTCCCAAGGAGAATGATGGTGAACGTTTGGAAGATGCTCTTTGTCGCGTTCGTCGTTGTGTTGGTGGTGGAACTGCAACTGACAATGGTGGTAGTGACAGTGACCTAGAAGTTGTTGCAGATTTTTTTGGAGTCAACCTACGCTGCCCT ATGAGCGGCTCAAGAATGAAGGTCGCTGGAAGGTTTAAGCCTTGCATTCACATGGGTTGTTTCGATCTTGAAGTTTTTGTGGAGCTTAACCAACGCTCTAGGAAG TGGCAGTGCCCAATTTGCTTGAAGAACTACTCGCTGGAACACATTATAATTGATCCTTATTTTAATCGCATCACATCCAAG ATGAGCAATTGTGGCGAAGACATTACTGAGATTGAGGTCAAGCCTGATGGTTCTTGGCGTGCAAAGGCTAAAAGTGAAAACGAACGCAGAGAGCTTGGTGATCTTGCACTATGGCACTCTCCTGACAGTACCCTATGTGAATCAGGCAGTGTGGAGGATAAGCCAACAGCTGAAATTTCGAAGCAGATCAAACTTGAAGGTACTGAAGGACAGACAGGTTTGAAACTCGGAATAAAGAAGAATCAAAATGGGTACTGGCAGTTTAGCAAACCTGAAGACTTGAACAACTCATCTGCTAGTAGATTACAAGACAGGCTACGTCTTGAGCAAAAATTTTTACCAATGAGCAGCAGCGCTACCGGAAGTGGTAAGGATGGTGAAGATGCCAGCGTAAATCAGGATGCTGGTGGAACTTATGACTTTACAAGCAACGGGATTGAACTTGATTCTGTGCCTCTGAACATAGATTCAGCATATGAATTTACTGACCAAAACCAATCTCCAACAGCAGGAAATGCAGAAGTTATTGTTCTTAGTGATTCAGATGAAGAGAATGAAATATTGATATCTCCTCCAACTATGTATAAggataatcacaaccaaaatgaTGGTGGGGGACTTGGTTTTCCGGTTGCACCTCCTGGAATTTCTCACCCATATTCAGAAGAACCACCTCTTGGGCCTGCTGCTAATTTGGGTCTTTTTACTCCCAATGATGAATTCGACATGCCTCTGTGGTCATTACCTTCGGGATCTCAAGATGGTTCTGGGTTTCAACTATTTAATACAGATCCGGATGTTGCAGATACCTTAGTTGATCTGCAGCGAAGTTCTCTCAATTGCCCTTCGACAATTAATGGTTATCCATTGGCTCCTGAGACAACATTGGGATCTACAACTCTAGTCCCTACTTGTTCCATCGGTCAGGTTGATACAAATCTAAATGACAGCTTGGTTGACACTACCCTCTTTGGTGGAGAGGATCCCTCACTTCAGATATTTCTTCCAACGCATCCTTCAGGTGCATCAGCAGAGTCTGGTTTGAGAGATCAAGCTGACGTATCGAACGGCATCCGTACCGATGATTGGATCTCACTTAGGCTTGGAGGTGGTGCAAGTGGCGGCCATGGGGACTCAACAACTGTGAATGGATTGAATTCAAGGCAGCCAATACCTTCCAAAGAGCGTGCTATGGACACTG CTTCTCTGTTGCTTGGTATGAATGACAGTAGAAATGGGAAATCAAGTAGGCAAAGAACGGAGAGCCCTTTCTCATTTCCTCGGCAAAAACGGTCAGTTCGACCAAGATTATATCTCTCCATCGACTCAGACACCGAGTAA
- the LOC107889159 gene encoding transmembrane protein 209 yields MQAAAGQDRGSPPLKPSKFSVYQNPTLSAALTATSLKPSKSTFLCIISLFSASAFALLSTIYSGNGFADKFKFGNLSNEVAYIFAKAVQVASAVVFVGTVFALFKAISWHRSKSTSSCLSLVSPSKGTKNQPNLTKRQLGLLGVKSKVEQVAPDSSKKPPKSKPLAASSSSDVLVPLHPSISGSDRKSLASSNKSNTSGGNKMSPFATPSRSQGSPSSLYLVPASTSSLSSRQTSPGQEPLVKTPWSTKRSSYAKEITTEEQLEQFLAEVDEKITESAGKLATPPPTISGFGIASPNTVASSANTSGTTRSTPLRPVRMSPGSQKFTTPPKKGEGELPPPMSMEEYVEAFEHLGIYPQIEHWRDRLRQWFSSVLLNPLLNKIETSHVQVMKAAAKLNISVTINQVGNDPSTNGNPAVLSPPDRSKEWQPSFTLEEEGLLHQLRATLVQTLEASTPKPIANQLQFPQQNPFIPVMQECIDAITKHQKLHSLMKGEWMKGLLPQNSVRADYTVRRIRELAEGTCLKNYEYQGNGDVYDKKNKKWTHELPTDSHLLLYLFCAFLEHPKWMLHVEPTSYAGAQSSKNPLFFGTLPRDRIPEKYIAIVSGVPLTLHPGACILAIGKQSLPIFALYWDKKLQFSLQGRTALWDSILLLCHRIKDGYGGIVRGMHIGSSALNLLSVLQPENED; encoded by the exons ATGCAAGCTGCCGCCGGCCAAGACAGGGGTTCGCCGCCGTTGAAGCCCTCTAAGTTCTCTGTCTACCAAAACCCCACGTTATCCGCCGCTTTAACGGCGACAAGTTTAAAGCCCTCTAAATCAACTTTTCTTTGTATCATTTCTCTCTTCTCTGCATCTGCATTTGCTCTCCTCTCCACGATTTACAG TGGAAATGGGTTCGCTGATAAATTTAAGTTCGGAAATTTGTCTAACGAAGTGGCTT ATATATTTGCCAAGGCAGTACAAGTTGCATCAGCTGTAGTTTTCGTTGGAACGGTTTTTGCCTTATTCAAAGCTATCTCTTGGCATCGAAGCAAGAGCACCAGTAGTTGTTTGTCACTTGTATCTCCTTCTAAAGGAACTAAAAATCAACCTAACCTAACAAAACGTCAGCTGGGGCTTTTAGGAGTAAAATCgaaggttgagcaagttgcaccggATTCTTCTAAGAAACCTCCCAAGTCCAAACCCCTGGCAGCATCATCTTCTTCGGATGTTCTTGTACCACTTCATCCATCAATTAGTGGCTCAGATCGTAAGTCTCTAGCTAGCTCTAATAAATCAAATACCAGTGGTGGAAATAAGATGAGCCCTTTTGCTACACCATCCAGATCTCAGGGCTCCCCTTCTTCATTATATCTTGTTCCGGCATCCACTTCGTCATTATCTTCTCGTCAAACTTCACCGGGACAAGAGCCTCTAGTGAAAACCCCATGGTCCACTAAGCGATCCTCCTATGCCAAAGAAATTACAACAGAAGAGCAACTTGAACAGTTTCTTGCTGAAGTAGATGAGAAGATCACCGAATCAGCAGGAAAACTAGCTACCCCACCTCCAACCATCAGTGGATTTGGAATAGCTAGTCCGAATACTGTTGCAAGTTCAGCTAATACATCTGGAACTACAAGAAGTACACCACTGAGGCCTGTGAGAATGTCTCCCGGTTCCCAAAAATTTACCACTCCTCCAAAGAAAGGAGAAGGCGAGCTTCCACCTCCGATGTCAATGGAAGAGTATGTTGAAGCTTTTGAGCATTTGGGAATCTATCCTCAAATCGAGCACTGGCGTGATCGACTCAGACAATGGTTTTCTTCGGTTCTACTAAACCCTCTACTGAACAAAATTGAAACCAGTCACGTTCAG GTAATGAAAGCGGCTGCTAAACTCAATATCTCTGTAACCATTAATCAAGTAGGAAATGATCCATCAACCAATGGAAATCCGGCTGTTTTGTCTCCGCCTGATAGGTCGAAAGAATGGCAACCATCATTCACTCTTGAGGAAGAAGGGCTTCTTCATCAATTACGTGCAACTCTTGTTCAAACTCTGGAGGCATCCACGC CTAAGCCTATAGCCAATCAACTACAATTCCCTCAACAAAATCCTTTTATCCCCGTTATGCAGGAGTGTATTGATGCCATTACCAAACACCAAAAGCTTCATTCATTGATGAAAGGTGAGTGGATGAAGGGGCTGCTGCCACAAAATAGTGTGAGAGCTGATTATACAGTACGAAGAATTCGAG AACTTGCTGAAGGAACCTGTTTGAAGAATTACGAATATCAAGGAAATGGGGATGTTTACGATAAAAAGAACAAGAAATGGACTCACGAACTACCAACTGATTCTCACTTACTCTTGTACCTGTTTTGCGCATTTCTAGAGCATCCAAAATGGATGTTACACGTTGAACCGACTTCGTATGCTGGAGCTCAATCTAGTAAGAACCCCTTGTTCTTCGGAACCTTGCCGAGAGACAGGATTCCAGAGAAGTACATTGCTATTGTATCTGGTGTTCCTTTGACTCTTCATCCCGGAGCTTGCATACTGGCAATAGGGAAACAGAGTCTCCCCATTTTTGCCTTATACTGGGACAAGAAATTGCAGTTCTCTCTTCAG GGGAGAACAGCGCTGTGGGATTCAATATTGTTATTGTGCCACAGAATAAAAGATGGATATGGAGGCATAGTTCGAGGAATGCATATTGGCTCTTCAGCGTTGAATTTGCTCTCAGTTCTTCAACCTGAAAATGAAGACTAA
- the LOC121212666 gene encoding protein transport protein Sec61 subunit beta, giving the protein MPRGSSQSQSSTSSSTSRPGVMAPRGSAAAAAGMRRRRIVGGSSSATASGSVGSGSGGNMLRFYTDDAPGLKISPTVVLVMSLCFIGFVTALHVFGKLYRAKAGAGP; this is encoded by the coding sequence ATGCCAAGAGGTTCATCGCAGTCGCAATCCTCCACTTCCTCCTCCACGTCCCGGCCGGGGGTTATGGCTCCTCGCGGTTCCGCGGCCGCAGCAGCCGGTATGCGCCGCCGGAGGATCGTCGGAGGTTCTTCATCGGCTACCGCCTCTGGATCCGTCGGTTCCGGTTCCGGGGGCAACATGCTTCGATTCTACACCGACGATGCTCCCGGATTGAAGATCTCACCTACCGTCGTCCTCGTCATGAGCCTTTGCTTCATAGGTTTCGTCACGGCTCTTCACGTTTTCGGCAAGCTGTATCGCGCCAAAGCCGGAGCTGGACCGTGA